The Allorhizobium ampelinum S4 genome has a segment encoding these proteins:
- a CDS encoding NAD(P)/FAD-dependent oxidoreductase, translating into MNQVAIIGSGQGGFQLAASLRQEGFSGEITLIGEETGLPYQRPPLSKAYLKDGRAESIELRPDSFFHRNKIGLIAGDPAIHIDRVTRTVATKSGARIGYNHLVLATGARNLIPPIRGLEGSDVFALRTAADADALREALARGRRHPVVIGGGFIGLEFAAVAASIGHSVTVVEATERLMARAVSRAMSGFFQTFHEMHGVSLHFGDPVNEILRSEDGGVVGVRLLSGAIIPGDMVLLAVGVRPNVELARNAGLEIANGIAVDAYLLTADPAISGLGDCAAFPDPVTGELTRLESVQAATDHARTIARRLTGKSEPYEALPWFWSDQGPWKLQIAGLAVSGDEDHPLEGENGRRLVFRFKSGKLRAVETVNAAAEHMAARQLLKSPEGVTADELVQCNYDITALSKSRKARAA; encoded by the coding sequence ATGAACCAGGTGGCCATCATTGGCTCCGGCCAGGGAGGGTTCCAGTTGGCTGCGAGCCTTCGTCAGGAGGGGTTTTCCGGGGAGATCACCTTGATCGGAGAGGAAACAGGCCTGCCTTACCAGCGTCCGCCGCTTTCCAAGGCTTATTTAAAAGATGGCCGTGCCGAGAGCATTGAGCTGAGGCCCGACAGCTTCTTTCACCGAAACAAAATCGGCCTGATAGCCGGGGACCCGGCCATTCATATCGATCGGGTGACGCGAACTGTGGCGACCAAGAGCGGTGCCCGTATCGGCTATAACCATCTCGTGCTGGCAACCGGCGCGCGTAACCTCATCCCGCCGATCCGTGGCCTGGAGGGGAGCGATGTCTTCGCCTTGCGCACCGCAGCCGATGCGGATGCCCTGCGCGAAGCTCTCGCGCGGGGTCGTCGCCACCCTGTGGTGATCGGGGGCGGCTTTATCGGCCTCGAATTCGCCGCTGTTGCGGCATCCATCGGCCACTCCGTCACCGTCGTCGAGGCAACGGAACGCCTTATGGCTCGTGCCGTTTCTCGCGCTATGTCCGGATTCTTTCAGACCTTCCACGAGATGCACGGCGTGTCGCTGCACTTCGGGGACCCCGTCAACGAGATCCTGCGGAGTGAGGATGGCGGGGTTGTGGGTGTTCGCCTTCTTAGCGGAGCAATTATTCCCGGTGACATGGTGCTGCTTGCTGTTGGCGTGCGACCCAATGTGGAACTTGCCAGAAACGCTGGGCTTGAGATTGCCAACGGTATCGCTGTGGATGCGTATCTTCTCACCGCCGATCCAGCCATTTCGGGCCTCGGCGACTGTGCAGCCTTTCCAGATCCGGTCACGGGGGAGTTGACGCGGCTTGAATCCGTCCAGGCCGCCACCGACCACGCCCGAACAATCGCTCGTCGGCTCACGGGAAAATCCGAACCCTATGAGGCCTTGCCTTGGTTCTGGAGCGATCAGGGGCCATGGAAGTTGCAGATTGCAGGTCTTGCGGTATCGGGCGATGAGGATCATCCCCTTGAAGGTGAAAACGGGCGAAGGCTTGTATTTCGCTTCAAATCGGGCAAATTGCGTGCAGTGGAGACGGTCAATGCCGCAGCCGAGCACATGGCCGCACGTCAGCTTCTAAAGTCGCCAGAAGGGGTGACAGCCGA
- a CDS encoding 2Fe-2S iron-sulfur cluster-binding protein, protein MTRITFISHNGAQSVVDAADGDSVMRVALTNDIDGIIGECGGSMMCATCHCYVDDTWVETVGVRADGEEDMLESVICAIRPSSRLSCQIRIKPHLDGLVIHLPESQT, encoded by the coding sequence ATGACCAGGATCACTTTCATCTCCCATAACGGCGCGCAATCGGTTGTCGATGCCGCCGACGGTGATAGCGTCATGCGCGTGGCACTTACGAACGATATCGATGGCATCATCGGTGAATGCGGCGGCTCCATGATGTGCGCAACCTGTCATTGCTATGTCGATGACACGTGGGTCGAAACCGTTGGCGTTCGTGCTGATGGAGAAGAGGATATGCTGGAGAGCGTCATCTGCGCGATAAGGCCATCCAGCCGTCTCTCGTGCCAGATTCGCATCAAACCACATCTCGATGGTCTCGTCATCCATCTTCCGGAGAGCCAAACATGA